A window of Paraburkholderia bryophila contains these coding sequences:
- a CDS encoding heavy metal sensor histidine kinase, with protein MNRSIARRLALMFALVALSVFTLVGTGLFVVLRTQLEHHLRESLDDRVQIARIIVYHAVTPEKWRMCREKLTDMTPHDGSTVYSVSSTDPYFHYGQPVEGTAVKNWPGGYARVKPAGGGQDMLTSTVTIPSYDARPPLQLQVAASYSPNIRTMRVFGSALAALSALGSLAVLLLSYSVTRLGLAPLTRLTRDASAVSPNNRSQRLNTASLPLELNDLANSFNGALERLDGAYGRLESFNADVAHELRTPVTILIGQTEVALTRNRSVDDLRHTLQSNLEEYERMRAIINDMLFLARADQGERATGLVEVSLAAEVAHTLEFLEIPLEEARVHATLRGDAQTRVNRSLFGRACTNLLMNAIQHCEPGAAISVTIARHDDQVRVAVANPGEPIEPGVLEHLFDRFYRAEVSRTNSRENHGLGLAIVKAIAEMHRGTVSAHSANGINTFSFSIAASQIDTALPSMRSATGNSAHVAAEATGYSSLVKGKSA; from the coding sequence ATGAACCGATCGATCGCCCGCCGCCTCGCGCTGATGTTCGCGCTGGTCGCGCTGTCCGTGTTCACGCTGGTGGGCACGGGACTCTTCGTGGTGTTGCGCACGCAACTCGAACACCATCTGCGCGAGTCGCTCGACGATCGCGTGCAGATCGCGCGCATCATCGTTTATCACGCCGTGACGCCGGAAAAGTGGCGCATGTGCCGTGAAAAACTCACCGACATGACACCGCACGACGGTAGCACCGTGTACTCCGTATCGAGTACCGATCCGTATTTCCACTACGGGCAGCCGGTCGAAGGCACGGCGGTGAAGAACTGGCCGGGCGGTTACGCGCGCGTGAAGCCGGCCGGCGGCGGCCAGGACATGCTGACCTCCACGGTGACGATCCCGTCTTACGACGCGCGCCCGCCGTTGCAATTGCAGGTGGCCGCGAGCTATTCGCCGAACATTCGCACCATGCGCGTATTCGGCTCGGCGCTCGCCGCGTTGTCCGCGTTGGGCAGTCTCGCGGTGCTGCTGCTCAGTTATTCGGTGACGCGTCTCGGTCTCGCGCCGCTCACGCGCCTCACGCGAGACGCTTCCGCCGTCAGTCCGAACAACCGCTCGCAGCGCCTGAATACCGCCTCGCTGCCGCTCGAACTGAACGACCTGGCCAATTCATTCAACGGTGCGCTCGAACGGCTGGACGGCGCGTATGGCCGCCTCGAATCGTTCAATGCGGACGTGGCCCACGAACTGCGCACGCCGGTGACGATTCTGATCGGCCAGACCGAAGTGGCGTTGACCCGCAATCGTTCGGTGGACGATCTGCGTCATACGCTGCAATCGAACCTCGAAGAATACGAGCGGATGCGCGCGATCATCAACGACATGCTGTTTCTCGCGCGCGCCGATCAGGGCGAACGCGCGACGGGTCTCGTCGAGGTGTCGCTGGCCGCGGAAGTGGCGCATACGCTGGAGTTTCTCGAGATCCCGCTCGAGGAAGCGCGCGTGCATGCCACGCTTCGTGGCGACGCGCAGACGCGCGTGAACCGCTCGCTATTCGGCCGCGCCTGCACGAATCTGCTGATGAACGCGATCCAGCACTGCGAACCCGGCGCGGCGATCAGCGTGACGATCGCGCGCCACGACGATCAGGTGCGCGTGGCGGTGGCCAACCCCGGCGAGCCGATCGAGCCCGGCGTGCTCGAGCATTTGTTCGACCGCTTCTATCGCGCGGAAGTCTCGCGCACGAATAGCCGTGAAAACCATGGCCTCGGTCTGGCGATCGTGAAGGCGATCGCGGAGATGCATCGCGGCACCGTGTCGGCGCACAGCGCGAATGGCATCAACACGTTTTCGTTTTCGATCGCGGCCTCGCAGATCGACACGGCGTTGCCGAGCATGCGTTCGGCTACCGGCAACAGCGCCCATGTCGCGGCCGAGGCGACGGGTTATTCGTCGCTGGTGAAAGGCAAGTCCGCCTGA
- a CDS encoding sigma-54 dependent transcriptional regulator, which translates to MIYWTPAPSRALCDELTSRNWNLFAVGATGESQAQAHGEPIGGILDLSTVPIDELRDISTMCARLPNVTWVALVDAKQAQMPSVRSLLRDYCFDYITLPSADERIADAVGHAYGMATLTGQLTTTLAPAERGMIGSCDAMLQLFEAVRRVARTDAPVLVTGETGTGKELTAVAIHKGSPRSAGPFVAINCAAIPQQLLQAELFGYERGAFTGANARKIGYIEGADGGTLFLDEIGDLPIDSQASLLRFLQERSICRVGGSEPVAVDTRIVSATHVDLQGAMTEGRFRADLFHRLCVLRVEQPPLRSRGKDIELLALHMFERFKSDAPHRVRGFSADAIDAMYKHDWPGNVRELINRIRRALVMAKGRMVTAEDLELQRSGEAAPLSVAAARQAIEREVIELALARNRGRLAGAARELGISRATLYRWMDAYDIPRPRRVSS; encoded by the coding sequence CTGATCTACTGGACACCCGCGCCATCGCGGGCTCTGTGCGACGAATTGACCAGCCGTAACTGGAATCTGTTCGCCGTCGGGGCGACGGGCGAGTCGCAGGCTCAGGCGCATGGCGAGCCGATCGGCGGCATTCTCGATCTGAGCACCGTGCCGATCGACGAACTGCGCGATATATCGACCATGTGCGCGAGATTGCCCAATGTCACGTGGGTGGCGCTCGTCGACGCGAAGCAGGCGCAGATGCCGTCCGTGCGATCCTTGTTGCGCGACTACTGTTTCGACTACATCACGTTGCCGTCGGCCGACGAACGGATTGCCGATGCCGTGGGGCATGCTTACGGAATGGCGACGCTGACGGGGCAGCTTACGACCACGCTCGCCCCTGCCGAACGAGGCATGATCGGTAGCTGCGACGCGATGCTGCAGCTATTCGAGGCGGTACGCCGGGTCGCACGCACCGATGCACCGGTGCTGGTGACCGGAGAAACCGGCACGGGCAAGGAGTTGACCGCGGTCGCGATCCACAAGGGATCGCCGCGCAGTGCCGGGCCTTTCGTGGCGATCAATTGCGCGGCCATTCCGCAGCAACTCCTGCAGGCCGAACTATTCGGTTACGAACGCGGGGCGTTTACCGGCGCGAATGCGCGCAAGATCGGATATATCGAAGGGGCCGACGGCGGCACGCTGTTTCTCGACGAAATCGGTGACCTGCCGATCGACAGCCAGGCGAGCCTGTTGCGTTTCCTGCAGGAGCGATCGATCTGCAGAGTGGGCGGTAGCGAGCCGGTGGCGGTCGATACCCGCATCGTGTCGGCCACGCACGTCGACCTGCAGGGCGCCATGACCGAAGGGCGTTTTCGCGCCGACCTGTTTCACCGGCTGTGTGTGCTGCGGGTCGAGCAGCCGCCGTTGCGTTCACGCGGCAAGGACATCGAGTTGCTGGCCTTGCATATGTTCGAACGTTTCAAATCCGACGCGCCGCATCGCGTGCGAGGATTCTCAGCCGACGCGATCGACGCGATGTACAAGCACGATTGGCCAGGCAATGTGCGGGAATTGATCAACCGTATTCGCCGCGCACTCGTGATGGCGAAAGGGCGGATGGTCACCGCGGAAGATCTGGAGCTCCAACGCAGCGGGGAGGCCGCGCCTCTGTCGGTGGCCGCCGCCCGGCAGGCGATTGAGCGTGAAGTGATCGAACTTGCGCTCGCCCGCAATCGAGGGCGCCTTGCCGGCGCCGCACGGGAGTTGGGTATTTCACGCGCCACGCTTTACCGATGGATGGACGCTTATGACATTCCCCGGCCACGACGCGTGAGTTCGTAG
- the dinB gene encoding DNA polymerase IV — translation MPDDRRIAHIDMDAFFASCELSQYPELRGEAMVVAGRRSDAPRTNPDGTREFSRLRDYTGRGVLTTATYEARAFGVHSGMPTMKAARLAPNAVLLPVNFELYRTYSRLFKDAVRSVSSTIQDVGIDEVYADVSLLNGESEEIARQLKSAVFEATQLTCSVGIAPNKLLAKLCSDMRKPDGVTILRLEDLQSTIWPMAASKINGIGPKAGAKLGALGITTIGEIAARDEHWLVEHFGSSYGSWLHRVSHGLDDRPVVTHSEPVSMSRETTFEQDLHAVQHRQELGAAFTRLCEQVALDLQRKGYLARKIGIKLRFNDFKTVTRDVTLAEPIADAKALRRAATQCLKRVELLKSIRLLGVKAGNLQRVGEVLDDKSPQFTLDF, via the coding sequence ATGCCAGATGACAGGCGGATAGCCCACATCGACATGGACGCATTCTTTGCGTCCTGTGAACTGTCGCAGTACCCCGAGCTACGAGGCGAGGCAATGGTGGTCGCCGGTCGTCGTTCGGATGCGCCGCGCACCAATCCGGACGGCACGCGTGAGTTCTCCCGGTTGCGCGACTACACGGGTCGAGGCGTCCTGACGACCGCAACCTACGAAGCACGAGCGTTCGGCGTTCACTCCGGCATGCCCACGATGAAAGCGGCCCGGCTGGCGCCGAACGCCGTTCTCCTGCCGGTCAACTTTGAACTGTACCGAACCTACTCGCGTCTGTTCAAGGATGCGGTTCGATCGGTCAGTTCGACCATTCAGGACGTTGGAATCGACGAGGTCTACGCCGACGTCTCGCTCCTGAATGGCGAATCGGAGGAAATCGCGCGCCAATTGAAGTCCGCCGTGTTCGAAGCAACCCAACTCACCTGCTCGGTCGGCATTGCGCCCAACAAGCTTCTCGCCAAGCTATGTTCCGACATGCGCAAGCCAGACGGCGTCACGATCCTGAGGCTCGAGGATTTGCAATCCACGATCTGGCCGATGGCCGCGAGCAAAATCAACGGAATCGGCCCGAAGGCCGGCGCCAAACTTGGGGCGTTGGGCATCACGACGATCGGTGAAATCGCGGCGCGCGACGAGCATTGGCTCGTCGAACACTTTGGATCGAGCTACGGATCGTGGCTTCACAGGGTCTCTCATGGTCTTGATGACAGGCCCGTGGTGACGCATAGCGAGCCGGTCTCGATGAGCCGGGAGACCACCTTCGAACAAGACTTGCACGCCGTGCAGCACAGGCAGGAACTGGGCGCCGCGTTTACTCGCCTCTGCGAGCAGGTGGCGCTGGATTTGCAGCGAAAAGGCTATCTGGCGCGGAAGATCGGCATCAAGCTGCGCTTCAATGACTTCAAGACGGTAACGCGCGACGTCACGCTTGCGGAACCCATTGCCGACGCAAAAGCGCTGCGTCGTGCGGCGACGCAGTGTCTGAAAAGGGTCGAGCTTTTGAAATCCATCCGGCTGTTAGGCGTCAAGGCGGGTAACCTCCAGCGCGTCGGAGAGGTGTTGGACGACAAGTCGCCCCAGTTCACGCTGGATTTCTAG